The following is a genomic window from Mercenaria mercenaria strain notata unplaced genomic scaffold, MADL_Memer_1 contig_4521, whole genome shotgun sequence.
tcAATCAAAACATCAATATGtacgaagaaacattaaaaaataaatgtaaaataaattacaACTGCGCATGTTCATAAACAAATGAAAAGTATTAAAATTAACTAAAAAATGTGGCCGAATTTATTGTAAGAAACCGTCTAATGTGACTCAGTTTATCAAGTCGAGAACAAACTAATGTTGCTGAACATGTAAACAAAGTAATcaacatttctgatcaataaatatatattctgtCCAAggcaataacaaaataattaggaTCAATGGCGTTAATTTCGATTGTGTTTTTTTGCACTAACTGACCCGTTGTAATAGTACACAGGGAGATTAAAGGCAAAACATTAGATTCTTATTCTTCATGTAATACACCGTATTATAAACACCGTTTATTGTCGAATCCGCCTGCGGAAGCGAAAACATAGTTGtctagttgtccaaatggctgtttggtgtatgtgtgtacgtgcgtacgtgcgtctgtccggatttgtttgtccggaccataactttgacatgcgtgTAGCAATATCGTTTATAATTGGCATGAATGTTAGCCTCAATGAGGTGGAGTGCTATGCGCAAactgcaggttcctatctcaaaagtcaaggtcacacttagaggtcaaaggttaaatccaataatgactttgtctggatcatttcttcttcatacatggagagattttgttgtaacttagcacaaatgttcacaaccacgtgtcggagtgtcatgcgcattacccaggaccctaggtctaataacaaggtcacacttagaggtcaaaagtcagatacaagaatgcctttgtccggagcatttctttcttcatgcatagcgggattttaatgtaacttggcacaatggatcaccatcatgagacggagtgtcatgtgcaagaacctagaattacttccctttgttataagtataaatagcttatattttaactttattttattactggtcgtagggaaaaattaaGACCACTTTCTGTAGCACAATATACATGGTACATCCAATTCTgcggtgtattttgacctatctcttaGGATTTTctggttaggatttttgtgtggacttagtcttttttaaagatttactttcctttgttgttcctaaaataacttatgttgtaacttttttgcAATTACTTTTTATTTGGCATCAATGTTTCCCTCAGTGAGACAGGATGTCACGTGCAACTCCtggtccttttgacagctggcaggatcgacatgttgcccgtggtcatctagttttaaacaaaatttgatcCGTATATTTTCCGTtgatttaaaaacataattaaatgaATTACGAAATATTTTGTAAACGAAACTGACATAATAAAGACGTCGCTGACACGGGCCAGACAACTTACCGTTACAAGTGATCATAGCACAAACATATTGCATGTAAGATACAGATGTAGCAACAGACagtatgttttgaaataatacaaactCAGGACTTAATTTATTGGTTAGTTTTGAAGTGATGACATTAGTCCATATACTTACTGAACGACCCTTGTAGATCTACTGTGAACAATAATGTTATTTctttaaagtacaaaaaagctGAGTCAGACGTAAGAcatattttattctaaataatgTGTCGTATGATAAAAAGGAAAAACGTTCATAATGAAACATATACGGTTGAATTTATAACATTGTTTTAGGTGTATATATCCACCTAATATAACAGTTAAAGGtgtgtttttacaaaaaattctttGTTGTCTCCTGAGAAATGACCACAGATACCCCCattaaatttatgtttgtttaaatCTGCCATTAAAGTAGCCCATATTCTTACTACTGACAAACTCTGATTTTCTTACTAGTGTATCATGATTGAAGGTACAATGCTTTCACATTTGCTTTTAATGATAATGATCTTATTCAAGCGATAACACCACCGACTTTATTGCTGGAGACATTAGCAACCATTTCATTTGCAATTTCAGAAAACGTTATTTATAGTTTAGTAATGTTGACAGGATCCAAATACTGACTTAGTAGAACCTGTACGTTTGAGACTAAAATACATAAGTATACAGACAGCCATAAAATGTAATACTTAGTCTAGATCTCTACCTCCGGACATTTATACAATTAAGGAAATGATTAATTCATTAGATGTTGTAAAACCAAATATCTAAAGTCATAAGTAAATAAGACACTATTGACAATATCTGATTTTTACAGGATCGCGAAAGGTAATGTTTGGTGCGATGACATAATTTCCCATATCGTTTCCTATGTTTCTTTAGATGTCTTATATACACTTTTACCTTTCTATTCTGTGTAAATGATATTTCATCTTTGATACTGACATCATGTTTCTACAGGTTTCTAGAGAACgcagattttctatttttatttacagTGATATTGACCCAACAAGACCCATATTCAATCACTGAGTTACTTAcaggccaagtttcattcagCAGGTTCTAGACAAAATGCTTTAATGGAAAATATCCGCCTTTCATCTAATTAGTTATATGAATCGTTCACAACCTTAAACAATATCCACTAAAGTATTAAAGATGCAACACTCCTATTGATCTCGCTTAAATTCCTATGTATTGTTATAAAAAGTAATAACACATCTCTGTTCGTTTACGGAAAAGAAATAGTTAATACATACGTGTTTTTATTTGTAACAACAACTATGAAGTATGTGTAATTGCATGGAATTTGtacatttttaagttatatattatagtaaattatatataatatacaatattgGAAAATGGAGACAAATGGAAacttcataattatattatgtttatttcaataacaaGGTATTATTTTATGGTTAAATACAGATAAAGTTAACACATACTCAAAAATGAATAATTTCCTGAATATCCTTGTATCTtagtttatacaaaatgtatcacCAGCACGATCTTGGGGAATTGTAATAAACAGACTGCCGACTTCATTTCAGATTCCTTTAGATGTAGACATGACATTTAAAAGTTCAAATGCCATGTTGCTGCGTTGTTTAAATTCAAACAGATTAAAACGACATTCAtgccatattttgaaatgttattcatCAACTCCTTAATAATCAAATTGTGGACACGAACAAAGATGGTTATTATAAATAACCCTAACctcataaaatacaaagaaaggAGCTTATATAACAGTCACTTAAAAATTACCTCGACAAAAACCTTTTGTCGATTGTTTGCAAATTGTAAAGACAAATCAGGACTTCTAAAAGAAGCACCCTAATCAGAGACCTAGCCTGGGAATGGTATTGTTGATAATTTGTGCTGTGTTAAAAGGTTATACAAAGTATTTTTAGTGTTAGTTGTCGTTTATTGATTATCAGATTTTTTAACGCATGCataaatgactgagtttcaatgTTATCAGTAATGATCAATTTCCTGTAAATTGCCTAATTAACAGTTGATCATATTTACGCGTGATTGAAACGAATACGAAACATCGCTtcagaaaattaatcaaatttcatgTATCATTAAGTCTGTATTAATATATTGAAAACCCAGTAAGGTAAATGTTTATGTTTAGCCGAAGTTtattaacataacataacataacataacataacataacaagtTATCATATGCAAACAGCACATATATAGTGTTCGAAAACTTTCGTAAGTCACGATTCCGGCCGGTCTGTCCGTGAGTATTGCATTTATTTTGCTGTGGATCATTGAAtgcagaagttatcgttctttaccGTGCACCAGTTCATTCCAGGTGTATCACAGGTAGTGTTGTGCTCGGAAATTAGTTATACATAGGGAAAGTATTGTCAAACAGGATTTCTATGCTATCCATGACCATGGAagtcatatgtttttttttcattatcagtTTGGTCGTCTTccgtagcctaattattgtcttgtgttttcaataaatgaaaatgcaatgGTTAGCGCAACGTATATAACGAAAAACCCAGTGTCGAGCATGGCTGTCGCTTTTGCTACAGTAACAAGGGTTGTCCTCGATGGGCATAGGTCTGACATCACATTGAAATGTTGAAACACAAATACGCAATCTAGAAGAAAGAAACAATATCTTGTTTGCAACATTAAAGTGAGTTTTCATCCTTGAATGTAATATAGCACGTGTTTAAAAATCTGGTTACTGAGTAACGTTTCACTTTTAAAATTGCTAAACACATTTGTTTCAGTACATGAGCTAGCAAATTACTTTAAATCTACATTCAGTTATATTATTCAATTTTGCAAACAACATAATCAAACTTGTAAAATTACGTGTAACGCTAAGATTTTATGTTTTGTGTAACTTACTCATAATGAAAACTACAACGCTGATAAGCATACTGATGATAACGGGCAGCTGGAACAATAACCGCGTTGAAAGGTCTTTCATGTCTTCTGGCTTTTCATGACATATTCTCACAAATATGCAAACAAACCAAAATATGATACTGTTGCAACTCCTGATCAGAAGGTAAACACCGGTCGTGTACAGTATGTTGCATCCAGAAGTTATGCTGAAAACGCctgaaatgaaatatggaaaacagaccaaattcatattttaactaaatttctACAAATAATTCCCCCTAACACAAATGTCAAGATGTTTTACTTGAATCATTCACAATGTAAAAATAACAGAATATTTACTTTTCTAGTGTTACTGTCAGACTGTTTTCACCGGAATTTACAGCTTATCCATGTACCTAAACAAAAGTTAAGATGTTGTGTATGCCTTAATATGCCTGAAAACCAAAAAGTATCGACAATGCAACAGTGCCACGCACTTCAGACACGTTCTGGTGTGCTTCAAATACCTCAACGAGATGTATCTAATTTAAGAACAAACTGACAATAGACTTCGTAGCAAACTAAGCCTTGAATTTTCTTTAACATTGACAAGAAGATTCTTTTACGGATAGCAATGTATGCTTGGAAAACGTAAATACTTTACAGTTGTACTTCGTATTCCATAGTTCtcctgttgtctgtctgtctgtgccTCTAAGCACAATATGATATTAATACAAAATGCATTCCTTATTTAATTATTCCGATACCTTTTTAAGAAAGAAAGAACATTCATCAATGGTACCAATTACGAGACACTAAAGACATGTGTCGTGCTTTTTGAAGCTTAGTTAAAATATTCCGAACGAAAACTGAAGTTTGAGAATATGGTTTAAATACTTGTCACAGATGGGCCTCTAAATATCAATAGTAGAAAAAATGTTATTGCATCATTATTCTGTGAATTTTTGAGATATTGAAGTATTTTTCTGCACTAATACTTCATTGAACTGAattgtaataagaaaatattaattttgaaacttaTGCAATTTATGCTTTTTATCTCCTAACCTCTGCAACGGGCCTTAAATTGAATAGAATACTTACGCGGGTGGATAGGCAATCGTAATTCACGttcaaaaatcaatattttatccCTCCTATATATTGACAAAAGACAATAGGTAAAGTCTTGATATGCGCACTCCACATTAGTCACTATAGactactatttaaaaaaaaatgtttttgctcGATAGAGGTAAGTAGTTAATTTGTTAGTTTCGGTATCATTTTggaattctgattttgtttagTAAACTTCTGTTTATTCTAAAgtattttgtaacaagagggtcccgtaaaggccctgtatcgctcacctgacctattgacctaaagatcatcaagattaacattctgcccaagtttcgttaagatatggtcatagatgtggccgctaaagtgttaaaaagcttttccttggatttgacccggtgacctagtttttgacccgacatgacccagattcaaatctgacctaaatcttaacattctgcccaagtttcgttaagatatggtcatagatgtggccgctaaagtgttaaaaagcttttccttggatttgacccggtgacctagtttttgacccgacatgacccagattcaaatctgacctaaagatcaccaagaataacattctgactaagtttcataaagatacagtcataaatgtagcctcttgagtgttaacaagttttttctttgatttgacctggtgacttagttttaaaccccagatgacccaatatcgaacttgtctaagattttattgagagtaacattctgaccaagttccattacgtttaggccaaaattgtaacctctagagtgttaacagcctaattgttgacgacggacgactgacgacggacgaagaccgccgacggacacagggcgatcacaaaagctcacctttgagcacttcgtgctcaggtgagctaaaatcttTAACTTTTCTGTTCCCTTTAAGCTGGTTTCGAGTTGTCAGGCCAAtcgaaacaactttttctgacttttgtaaattatttatttcaaaggaGGAATCTAGGATGTTTCACTTGTATTAGAGGTCCAATTTATATTGAAAGTTATAGTGTAATGTTTAGTAAGTGCTTTTCACATAAACcgtatttgtcaaattttcgtTGTACCCTAAGGAACACCGGTACTGCATTGTATTTTACCATGTATGTTAACGTTCTGCATCCCGGCATCTTATGctaaactataaaatatttaattgtagTTTAAAGATATTGTGAGCGTGTGTGGTGCATAACCATCAAGTTGTTCGTTCGTTTTATAAATGGTAGTCGAAAATACAGAGTTATCGTTCTTATCGGCTATTTGTTGTTGTGAATAATAAATGCAGCTAATTATCGTCTTGTCTAAAACAGAATGTATGTATAATAATATCcgtcatgtgtttacaaatcggatagaaatatccgtcccgagggcacctatGCATTAGGCGGTAACAAGGCTGTATATTGGACATTCCCCAAAAAGATATTCAATggattcaacatgcatctgacaGAAATCACAAAGGTTCGATTCAATAAGACCTTGTTTTAATAGTAGTTTATTTGTCACTATTATTCTGTGTATAAATTTGTACTGCTAATTTCTAAATGTACTATCTATCGTTGCTGTAAAGATATTCCTATATATTGATTTCCATTTGCTTTTAAAGTAATGTTCTCCCATTTCACTTCGGTCTTATTTGtcagtgtttctttttttatctgaTGTTCATATAGAAATTTATTTGCCCTTTTTTGTCCGCAAACCATTTCAAAATAGCTTTCCTTTCTGAAGTTTGAGGTACATTTTCTATCTTGATTTTTTGTTCTAGTTCCGTAGGTATACTTTTTATTAAAGACATGCATTTGAGGTAGTCATGTTTAGGGAAGCTTTACAAATTTTTAACGTCTTCATATGTACCgaattgatttttttcagaaatcgtATAAGTGTTCGAGATATAACACACCTTTGTCGAACCATGTTCTATAGAAAAAGGTTTTGtcgtttatttttaatttttgttgttccATATTATCTCTTTATTTGCATTTGTGCATTTAGAAAGAATACCGAATACCGAATTCATtccatgtgtcggtgcgacaataaatccaaccccccaaaaaagaaaaaaagaaaaaaagaaaaaaaaacaacaacaacaaacaaataaaaatcattcCACGCTTAGGGatttgtattataattattaaatatttctctttcattTAGATTACATTCAGATATCAAATTTGCTTCTATCTTTTCTAGTTtagctatataaatatattttatttttgatttgttatTATTATCCAATACCTTTTTAACCCAACACGCCTTCACGCCTTTAGTGCTCTATTAAACTTGAAAAGATCTATCATTTCTTATATCTCCATtgaaaaagtttttctttattgtttccctttttattttgTCCGGTTTCTTATCCCTTATGaattcaaacacattttttttttggtttattgcTTGTTTTGGTGGGGCTTGTAAAACAGGTTTTATATAACTATGACTTTTTCAATTTCCTATGCTGCCACTGTTTGAGGCAATTCTTAAAGGATTCAATTttggtttctatttttttttattgtaactttttcgttTCTATATAAAAGGCAAATCGAAGAAATTGTGCAGAATCTGATGTCCATATAAACTTTTTGTTCGTACAGTATCTAAAACTTGTATTACGTATTGATCCAGCTTTTAATTCTTGACActgttttcatttagttttagaCCGGAAATATTTCTTAAGTTGTCTaatgttgttgttgggtttaacgtcgcaccgacacaattataggtcatatggcgactttccagctttttaatggtggaggaagaccccaggtgccactccgtgcattatttcatcacgagcgggtacctgggtagaaccaccgaccttccgcaagccagctggatggcttcttcacatgaagaattcaacgccccgagtgaggcccgaaccaacatcgatgaggggcaaatgatttgaagtcagcgaccttaaccactcggccacggaggcccctaaattGTCTAATGTACTGATTAACGTTTCAAAAGACTTTCTTGATCCATCAGTTATAAAAgtggtatcatcagcaaataatacatttttaactTCAATATCATTGATATAAATTccttttacagttttttttagaATACAATTTGATAATAACTCTATACAAATGATAAACAAGTAGAGGGAAAGGGGATATCCTTGTCGTACGCCTCTTTCGACTCCAAACAATTCTGACAAATAACTGACATATAACTGTTATTTATAGTGCACCCTTTGCTtctttgtaaaacagttttatccattttgatatgtaattacaaaaaatgaagaattcaattgtttgaaacataaagtTATTATAAGTGTCGGCCTTTCATAAAACCTAACTGACAATTGTTTATAATCGATGGTAAAACATTATTTATTCTATAAGCCATTACTTTAGCCATTATCTTATAATCCGTATTCAACAGGCTAATGGGTCGCCAGTTCTCGATATACGTTGTATCCTTGTTTAGTTTCGGTAAAAGCGTTATTAGTGTTTCCAGCTCTGTTAAAGAACTGGTTTCAGAGGAGTACTTAACGGATTTTATATAGTGTTGTTTTTAATCATTCctaaatattttgctaaacttTGTTGTTAACCCATCCGATCCTGGacttatattgtttttcatacTTTTCAAGGCAATGCTGAATTTATGTTCTATAAattcttctgttttattttatatttcactcaGAGTATCTATTTGTGGATCCATAAAATTGATGTGTGATGTTTTTGCACTTCTTTTATGTATAGATTTTGATAAGAACGTTTTTGCTCTTTCAGAATTCGTTTTTGATCAGTTATGATTGTCCCATTTACATGaatcttttcatagattttatctCATAGTTCTACTTTGCTAAGTTTGAGAAGAACCtaatatttttgtcattaaattCAACTTGCTGAGCTTTTGACCTGATAATTATTCCTTGTAACTTTTTCTCGTTTAACTCATTTAAATCGGTTTCATACTTATCATATTCCTCTGTAAGTTTTTCAATGTTGTTTCATTCTTGTCGtgtgaaatttgtttttctgtatcttttatttttaaatgttattctgTTTCCTTATTTATCCTCTCCCGTTTTACTTTTGTGGCGTATTTTATAtaagtaagttgatttctaacatcactgaccatgtttaaagcataacaaGAGTGgaagactgtcacaaaatacgcccgtcgtcgtgcttggcctaattcaagggccataatccgaGAATGCCAGGGGAAagttggctggttatcgaacttggccgagatatgaTGCCCATAAAACATTGTCACTAActtcggtgaagatcggattaAAACTCTCCGTCTTGAGAGCGGACATGGCTAAATTCGAGTACAGTACAACTTCCGTAGAACAACATCTTTTGGGAGATAAACATATttactgttatgtagaggttgttatTATGGAGAgataaatttgatagtatatttcagcttagggaaattttgatgatgttgttatagaaaggattttgcttaagagagggttGCTCttgagaggttgtactgtaattTAAGGGTCACAATTCAGGCGTGTCTGGGGAGAACTGGCTGgctttcgaacttggccaagatactATGCCCACAAATATTATATGTAAGTTTGTGAAAGATCAACTGAAAGCTGtatgacttagagagcggacaatgctaaaactggattttttttttatttccaatttatatcatcattttttaaaGCGATAAACATACGTatgacgtttccatgacgtcgcaaacatgacccgtttccgcgctttttacgtccgttaatggtagcgctaaaatggtataaaactcgatactacaaacgtattgttggcgtcaatgcattaagttatatatcaaacgacagaataaagcaatttcttagtgatcattaacatgaaaaggtattttctatccgaattttcgaaggaggtgcgaaaacagacttttggttatttaagaaaattcaagaagaaaatcgcttctgatccattttgcaaaaaattggccattggaatttttgccaaatttttacatgtcaaaattcattatgttgttaatgtcTGTGCCAAATTagaaaaagttcaccgaagcgtttttatAGTACAGCTGTTTGAATTAGAGCACTGCGACGCAATAAAGaacgtcgcttaagacatgacgtaaacacgtgaatatttacattattaaccttatttttacaccagtggctgcaaagatggtgctctccatacatatgtggaacgatgctttctagcgcctgtatt
Proteins encoded in this region:
- the LOC123538725 gene encoding uncharacterized protein LOC123538725; the protein is MSTVQEIEDFMHNVVFFLGMYSKKRTKCVSIILHLLGAAITILRFFTGVFSITSGCNILYTTGVYLLIRSCNSIIFWFVCIFVRICHEKPEDMKDLSTRLLFQLPVIISMLISVVVFIMNCVFVFQHFNVMSDLCPSRTTLVTVAKATAMLDTGFFVIYVALTIAFSFIENTRQ